The following is a genomic window from Antechinus flavipes isolate AdamAnt ecotype Samford, QLD, Australia chromosome 3, AdamAnt_v2, whole genome shotgun sequence.
TGGCCCAGGACGGAGGGGGGCCCAGGATGGAGGGCGGCCCAGGACCGAGGGCGGCCCAGGACGGAGGGGGGCCCAGGACGGAGGGGGGCCCAGGATGGAGGGGGGCCCAGGACAGAGGGGGGCCCAGGACCGAGGGTGGCCCAGAACGGAGGGGGGCCCAGGACCGAGGGGGGCCCAGGACGGAGGGGGGCCCAGGACCGAGGGGGGCCCAGGACCGAGGGGGGCCCAGGACGGAGGGCGGCCCAGGACGGAGGGGGGCCCAGGATGGAGGGCGGCCCAGGACCGAGGGCGGCCCAGGACGGAGGGGGGCCCAGGACGGAGGGGGGCCCAGGATGGAGGGGGGCCCAGGATGGAGGGCGGCCCAGGACCGAGGGCAGCCCAGGACGGAGGGGGGCCCAGGACGGAGGGGGGCCCAGGATGGAGGGGGGCCCAGGACGGAGGGCGGCCAAGGAAGGAGGGCGGCCCAGGACGGAGGGGGGCCCAGGATGGAGGGCGGCCCAGGACGGAGGGCGGCCAAGGACGGAGGGCGGCCCAGGACGGAGGGGGGCCCAGGATGGAGGGCGGCCCAGGACCGAGGGCAGCCCAGGACGGAGGGGGGCCCAGGACGGAGGGGGGCCCAGGATGGAGGGGGGCCCAGGATGGAGGGCGGCCCAGGACCGAGGGCAGCCCAGGACGGAGGGGGGCCCAGGACGGAGGGGGGCCCAGGATGGAGGGGGGCCCAGGACCGAGGGCAGCCCAGGATGGAGGGGGGCCCAGGACCGAGGGTGGCCCAGAATGGAGGGGGGCCCAGGACCGAGGGGGGCCCAGGACCGAGGGCGGCCCAGGATGGAGGGGGACCCAGGACGGAGGGGGGCCCAGGACCGAGGGGGGCCCAGGACCGAGGGCGGCCCAGGATGGAGGGGGACCCAGGACGGAGGGGGGCCCAGGACCGAGGGCGGCCCAGGACGAGGGGGGCCCAGGACCGAGCGGGGCCAGGACGGAGGGGGGCCCAGGATGGAGGGGGGCCCAGGACCGAGGGTGGCCCAGGACGGAGGGGGGCCCAGGACCGAGGGTGGCCCAGAACGGAGGGGGGCCCAGAACGGAGGGGGGCCCAGGACTGAGGGTGGCCCAGAATGGAGGGGGGCCCAGGACCGAGGGCAGCCCAGGATGGAGGGGGGCCCAGGACCGAGGGTGGCCCAGAATGGAGGGGGGCCCAGGACCGAGGGGGGCCCAGGACCGAGGGCGGCCCAGGACCGAGGGCGGCCCAGGACGGAGGGGGGCCCAGGATGGAGCGGGGCCCAGGACCGAGGGTGGCCCAGGACCGAGGGTGGCCCAGGACCGAGCGGGGCCCAGGACGCAGGGGGGCCCAGGATGGAGGGGGGCCCAGGACCGAGGGTGGCCCAGGACGGAGGGGGGCCCAGGACCGAGGGTGGCCCAGAACGGAGGGGGGCCCAGAACGGAGGGGGGCCCAGGACTGAGGGTGGCCCAGGACGGAGGGGGGCCCAGGACGGAGGGCAGCTCAGGTTAGAGGGCAGCTGGTGGTTAAACTGGGTTAATGCGAGAGTCAGACCGTGAGGGGAGAAAAATGAAGCTAGAGCTGGGGGAGAAAAGGGGGCTGTGCGTGAGGAGGGGAGACTGAGGAGGAGTGAGCGAGTGAAGGCGATGGCCTTTCTGGCATCCCAGGACTGTGCCCTGCCCCGCGGGCGGCCGGCCTTGACCCCGGCCCACTTCCCTCTCCAACGCCTGGGATCTATTTTTGAAGGGAGCCTCGGCCGCGGACCCGCCAGAAACATCCGAAAAACGAAGCAGCTGGAGGGCGAGACGCCGGGAGCGGTCATCCCTGCTATGTCTCCGAGGGGCCCGGGGCCGGCGGGGGAGAGGGCCCCGTGCCCTTGGGAGGGGGCGGGAGCCCTGGCGGGGGCACAGCTTCGtgcccctctcctttctcccagaGGGGTCCGTGTGCTTTGCCCCACCCCCCTGGGAAAGCCCCTTTCCTCCTGTCCGGCCTCGCCCTCTCCTCATCGGCAGTTGGGAGGCCGGTGTGGGGACAGCTGAGGCCGCGGAGGGCGCCTGGCTCGCAGAGTGGGGTCACGGCTGCCCGACCCTGCCCCACCCAGGGCACGGCCCCGGAGGAATTCACGGGGGGTGCTGAGGCCGGCCCCGAGATCGGGGGCCGGTGACTGGGGGGCCAATTCTCACCCCGACCTTCCTGACCGATCGGGCTTAGTCGTTCTTTCCTGGCCCCAACACAGACATTCGTTCATCTGGAAGCAGGGCCCGTCCCCGGCCTAAGGGGCACGTTCCTCCCGAAGCCCCCGCTTTGTGCCCGCACTGCCCCGGGCCAGAAAGCGGCTTCTGCGCCTCGCCCAAGTTACCGCCGGCATCCCCCCTGCTTCCTATCCCCAGGACCGCCCCTCACgccaaggaggaagaggaggaggaggaagtggggagaagggggagaaggagaggaaggaggagaaccaGCAAAATCAGAGTGCATTGTGACAAGCCCGCGCTATGTGCTGCCCCACTGGGGAGGGTCCCCCCACCTCCCGCCAAGGAGTCGCGGTGCTCGGGCCCAGCACCCACAGAAATCACTGACTGGAAGAAAGTTAAATCTTGACTGATTCAGAGACGGGAGAGAAGGGGGGCGATGGAACCAGGAGAAAGAGCAACTATCGGGGGTGGGGGGAGTCAGGCAACGGCGTCCAAGTCTGCCGGCACTGTGAACTGACTGTGGCTCCGAGACAATGACTCGCGCTCTCTGCGCCTCAGTTTCTTGATGGGAATAATTAGGGGATGGAGGATTTCTAAGGATTCTTCCGGGTCTAGTGTTCTCTCTGtgtgaagggagagggagggagggagggaggaaggagagagagacagagagaaagacagagacagagacagagagagagagagagacagagagacaaagagagatggagagaggcagaaatatagagacagaaagacagagagagacagagacagagagagagagagacagagagaaagagagatggagagagacagaaatacagagacagagagagatggagagagacagagacagagagagagagacagagagagagaaagagagatgagagagacagaaatacagagacagagagagatggagagagacagagacagagagagagagacagagagaaagagagatggagagagacagaaatacagagacagagagacagagagagacagagagagagggagacagagagaaagagagatggagagagacagaaatacagagacagagagaaagacagagagagacagagacagagagagagagagagagagagagagaaagagagatggagagagacagaaatacagagacagaaagacagagagagacagagacagagagagagacagagagaaagagagatggagagagacagaaatacagagacaaagacagagatacacagagacagagacagagacagaaagacaaagagacagacagagaaacaaagaaagagacagaaagagatacacagatacatagagaccgagactgagagagacagagagctacagaaagacaaacagagacagagaggggacaCGTGTGCTTAATCTTCCGTTGGGAGGTGATAcgatctctcccttcccttcagaGAGGTCATCCTGAGGCAGAGAACAAGCCCCCAGCAAGTCTTTCCCAAGCTCGGTACTCTGGCACGTGCGTCACTTTCTGTGGGTCCCGAGGGTCCTTAGCTATGGAAACACTAAGCGAATGACGCTCTCTGGGAGAAGAGGGGGGAGCACGCAGACGCACTGCTCCCCAGCCACAGGCCCCCGGGGAGGCCGGGGAGCTGGGGCTCTGGTGGTCCCGCTTGCTCCCGCCCTCCTCTCTGTAGAGAGCATCATTCCTTTGGGCCGGCTCCGTCAGGATGAGGGCTTTCCCTGGGTTCCTCCTTCTCGTGCCAAGGGCCCCCAGAGTCTGTCTCTGGCCAGCTCTGGGGCCTCTCACTGCCCTGAAGCTGGGGGCAGAGGAGAGAAGCCTCCATGTCCTGGGGTCCTCCGGGGCCTGTCCCAGGCTCCCAGAGCCAAAAGGAGGCTCCCCCCACAATTCTCCAGGATCACTGGGGACAGACACCCTCCCCCCCGCAGAATCTGAAGGTTGACCCTGACCTCCAGCAGCTCCCCTCTCACCCAGGGAGGGAGAGGAATCACATTTCCTCAGGCCAGAGGCCCTGGGTTCAGTTCTGGCTTCTGACACTGCCTGACACTGAGGCCCCGGACAAACCACcttccctaagcctcagtttcttcttctgtaaatgCTGGACAGACGCTCCCTGCCCTCCCTTTCAGCTCCAGACCTAAGAGTCCAAGcaacaaaaaatacataaaaactcTGGGCATTTATGAGTCTGGGGGACTTCCAGGGGAGGAAACTCCCTCCGCCACTGCAGGTCACTAACCCCACGCCCTTTGCTCTGAGGCCTTTGTCCAGGCTCAGATACCGGGATTGTGGGAGACACAGAACCCAGCACCTCATGGCCCAGCTCGGGCTCTCTCCGCCTGCTGCCCGATGAGAAGTCACGGAGGCTGCGGAGAACAGCAGGGGCAGCGTTGAAACCGAACCCTGAAGAGAGGGACTGATTCCCAATGCAGAGGGTGAGAGAGGGCGTCCCCGACTGAAGGGGATGGGGGTGGGCCGGGGGATACCGAGCCCTAGCAACAGCTTGCCCGTGGCCAGAGCTTGCCCGTGGCCAGAGTTTGCCCGTGGCCAGAGCTTGCCTGTGGCCAGAGCTTGCCCGTGGCCAGAGTTTGTCCATGGCCAGAGCCTGTCCATGGCCAGAGCTTGCCCGTGGCCAGAGCTTGCCCGTGGCCAGAGTTTGCCCATGGCCAGAGCCTGTCCATGGCCAGAGCTTGCCCGAGGCCAGAGTTTGCCCATGGCCAAAACTTGCCCGTGGCCAGAGTTTGTCCATGGCCAGAGCCTGTCCATGGCCAGAGCTTGCCCGTGGCCAGAGTTTGTCCATGGCCAGAGTTTGCCTGTGGTTAGAGTTTGCCCATGGCCAGAGTTTGCCCGTGGCCAGAGTTTGCTTGCCTGTGGCCAGAGTTTGCCCATGGCCAGAGTTTGCTTGCCCGTGGCCAGAACTTGCCCGTGGCCAGAGTTTGCCCGTGGCCAGAGCTTGCCCATGGCCAGAGCTTGCCCGTGGCCAGAGCTTGCCCATGGCCAGAGTTTGCCCGTGGCCAGAGTTTGCCCATGGCCAGAGTTTGCTTGCCCGTGGCCAGAACTTGCCCGTGGCCAGAGTTTGCCCGTGGCCAGAGCTTGCCCATGGCCAGAGCTTGCCCGTGGCGAGAGTTTGCCCATGGCCAGAGCCTGTCCATGGCCAGAGCTTGCCCGTGGCCAGAGTTTGCCCATGGCCAGAACTTGCCCGTGGCCAGAGTTTGTCCATGGCCAGAGCCTGTCCATGGCCAGAGCTTGCCCGTGGCCAGAGTTTGTCCATGGCCAGAGCCTGTCCATGGCCAGAGTTTGCCTGTGGTTAGAGTTTGCCCATGGCCAGAGTTTGCCCGTGGCCAGAGTTTGCTTGCCTGTGGCCAGAGTTTGCCCATGGCCAGAGTTTGCTTGCCCGTGGCCAGAACTTGCCCGTGGCCAGAGTTTGCCCGTGGCCAGAGCTTGCCCATGGCCAGAGCTTGCCCGTGGCCAGAGCTTGCCCATGGCCAGAGTTTGCCCGTGGCCAGAGTTTGCCCATGGCCAGAGTTTGCTTGCCCGTGGCCAGAACTTGCCCGTGGCCAGAACTTGCCCGTGGCCAGAACTTGCCCGTGGCCAGAGTTTGCCCGTGGCCAGAGCTTGCCCATGGCCAGAACTTGCCCGTGGCCAGAGTTTGCCCGTGGCCAGAACTTGCCCGTGGCCAGAACTTGCCCGTGGCCAGAACTTGCCCGTGGCCAGAGTTTGCCCGTGGCCAGAGCTTGCCCGTGGCCAGAACTTGCCCGTGGCCAGAACTTGCCCATGGCCAGAGCTTGCCCGTGGCCAGAGCTTGCCCATGGCCAGAGTTTGCCCGTGGCCAGAACTTGCCCGTGGCTAGAGTTTGCCCATGGCCAGAGTTTGTCCATGGCCAGAGTTTGCCCGTGGCCAGAGCTTGCCCGTGGCCAGAGCTTGCCCGTGGCCAGAGCTTGCCCACTCCCATCTTGTACCTGGTGCGGGAGCTGCCCCCCCATCACCACACTCTCGGCCGAACTTCTGTGACGTTGTCGGTAGCTCTTAGATGGCAACCTTAGACTCGGAGGAATAAATGACTTATGCAGAATCATCCAACACTAGTGAGAATATTTGACTCAGATCTACTATGTCACATGGTAAcaggttgggggggaggggatggggaatgctATAATACACACAGCTActagattggagtcaggaagacctgaattcaaatccagccccagacacttactggctttgtgacgcggggcaagtcacttcacctgtacctccctcagtttcctcatctataaaatggggataataacagtatctgTTACGGGTGTGAGGATCAGAGagagtatttgtaaagcattaagCGGGCATGTGGTAGGTGCTCAAAAgtgcttttcccttcctttccttcaggTCCAGTTCTCTCTCTACTCTGCCAGTCTGCAGCTCTGATCCATGTTACGCCTCCCCGAGGGCTCGGAGAGAACTTGCTCTGGAAACAAAGGTCACTCCACAAAACTTTGAATCCAATTCCCCAAACGCCCAGGGAGGTGACGCTGTGGAGTCTGGCCCCCTTCCATTCAAAGGGGAGCTCTGTGAGGGCAGGAACAGCTCTTTGCTGCTTTTGTTTCATTGGTAATTCTCAGCTTAGGGCCTGGCAAGGAGCAGCAGCCTAAGCGGCGCTCGTTGGCTGATCAGTCACCGGGGCCTGCAGCCCCCAGCCCAGCTTGGTCCGCTAGGGACCCGGGAGCATTTTTCACTTTGGCCATTTCAGGAACGGCGGGATTTTCTCCCCCGCAGCAGGAAACTCTCCGAGGGAACCCGTTGGAGCGGAGATCGCCTGGCTACGTGCTCCTGAGTGTGGGACCTTGGGCGCTGAGCGATTTCACCCAGCGCCCtatcggttttctcatctgtaacccGGATAATAACAACCATCCCTTCCTAATCACAGGGTTGCAGGGGAGGGGGATGTGCAATACCGTCTGGAGCATTTGGAGCTCCTCCGCAGAGAGACGCAGAAAGGGGAGGCCGtgttattaagaaaataatcacTAGCTTCTCCTACGTCTCCCCCCTTTTATGTTCTTAGGGGCAAACTGGTCATTAGGGAACATCGTCTGGGAAAGAGGACTTCTGGCTTCTGTTCAGAAGGTGTGGGGACTTTTGACGGGCTGGGTGAGATTCCTGGAGTCCCTGGCCTAGGGGTCCTGCTCTGATTATCTGCTTCTCCCATAAGGCCCCGGGAGAGGGACTTTCCCGATGAGGAAAGTCCCTGCCTCACTTTCATAGCCAGGGAATCCCTGAATCTCTGGGCGTGAAGCGACCTCAGCCACGTCTCATCCAAACTGCACTGGGTCCCTCTggacaaatggtcatccagccttttGAGGGTCACATGACCTGTGGTGGATTTGGGGCAGCGCCCATGATTTGGGAGCTCCCTCTGACCCCATTCCTACAATTCTGGGACTGTTTCCCCTTGACCCTGG
Proteins encoded in this region:
- the LOC127556960 gene encoding collagen alpha-5(IV) chain-like, which codes for MGKLWPRASSGHGQALAMGKLWPRASSGHGQALAMDRLWPWTNSGHGQALATGKLWPRANSGHGQALATGKLLLGLASVTSHRAAGGESPSWAMRCWVLCLPQSRYLSLDKGLRAKGVGFRAVRGPRAGQRQTLGALGTRRRNPGKALILTEPAQRNDALYREEGGSKRDHQSPSSPASPGACGWGAVRLRAPPSSPRERHSLSVSIAKDPRDPQKVTHVPEKERLSPIGQEGRGENWPPSHRPPISGPASAPPVNSSGAVPWVGQGRAAVTPLCEPGALRGLSCPHTGLPTADEERFNHQLPSNLSCPPSWAPLRPGPPSVLGPPPFWAPLRSGPPSVLGPPPSWATLGPGPPSILGPPASWAPLGPGPPSVLGHPRSWAPLHPGPPSVLGRPRSWAALGPGPPSVLGPPPFWATLGPGPPSILGCPRSWAPLHSGPPSVLGPPPFWAPLRSGPPSVLGPPPSWATLGPGPPSILGPPPSWPRSVLGPPRPGPPSVLGPPPSWVPLHPGPPSVLGPPRSWAPLRPGSPSILGRPRSWAPLGPGPPSILGHPRSWAPLHPGLPSVLGPPPSWAPLRPGPPSVLGCPRSWAALHPGPPSILGPPPSWAPLRPGLPSVLGRPPSWAPLRPGPPSVLGRPPSWAALHPGPPSVLGRPPSLAALRPGPPSILGPPPSWAPLRPGLPSVLGRPPSWAPLHPGPPSVLGPPPSWAALGPGPPSILGPPPSWAALRPGPPSVLGPPRSWAPLRPGPPSVLGPPPFWATLGPGPPSVLGPPPSWAPLRPGPPSVLGRPRSWAALHPGPPSVLGHSRSWAALGPGPPSVLGRPRSWAALGPGPPSVLAPLHSGPPSVLGPPPSWAALGPGPPSILGHPQSWAPLRSGPPSVLGHPRPGPPSVLGHPRSWAPLHPGPPSVLGPARSWAPLGPGPPSVLGPPPSWVPLHPGPPSVLGPPRSWPPSVLGPPPSWAALGPGPPSVLGPPPFWATLGPGPPSILGCPRSWAALRPGPPSVLGPPPSWAALGPGPPSILGPPPSWAPLRPGPPSVLGCPRSWAALRPGPPSVLGRPPSLAALRPGPPSILAPLRPGPPSVLGRPPSWAPLRPGPPSVLGPPPSWAALGPGPPSVLGPPPSWAPLRPGPPSVLGRPLSWAALRAGPPSVLGRPPSLAPLGPGPPSVLGPPPSWAPLGPGPPSVLGHPRPGPPSVLGPPPSWAPLRPGPPSVLGRPRSWAALHPGPPSVLGHSRSWAALGPGPPSVLGPPPSWAALGPGPPSVLGPPPSWAPLHPGPCPFVHSRPKTSPRSPTAPSFPFPCAPERSQCPLAAGLSPLPGPGLHSQPSRPLAPRTPNPAPVSYHRCRRRGSLPAPLFPTFTSVGTAAYGHPGPPHPKTPPRRPCPGLRRSFGSDLLFCLPVPEEPSGPTGLQEPERPEPLRASLPRPRPPGLLTRVRSSSVPVPGLWAAESRSGWFPDKAQRLALPPGSGRPAFTPTLLLEPTGPQHTEGTARVPPATSCPPPSFPQLSQGEGFDLGAPRPSVRFSGAAAEAWRAWRA